A single Triticum dicoccoides isolate Atlit2015 ecotype Zavitan chromosome 2A, WEW_v2.0, whole genome shotgun sequence DNA region contains:
- the LOC119352192 gene encoding uncharacterized protein LOC119352192, translating to MVVHVVLLAAPAVGGFLLHAFKFSILLWPFNLTLPLLRDLPRFCATLRGAASLYAAELRASLGGRRRRAPVPQLDRQYFSLRGVRRRPAERLVDHAMLALVDVSY from the coding sequence ATGGTGGTGCACGTGGTGCTGCTCGCCGCGCCGGCCGTCGGCGGGTTCCTCCTGCACGCGTTCAAGTTCTCCATCCTGCTCTGGCCGTTCAACCTCACGCTGCCGCTGCTGCGCGACCTGCCGCGCTTCTGCGCCACGCTCCGGGGCGCCGCGTCGCTCTACGCCGCCGAGCTGCGGGCGTCCCTCGGCGGCCGCCGGCGGAGGGCGCCGGTGCCGCAGCTCGACCGCCAGTACTTCTCCCTCCGCGGCGTGCGGAGACGGCCGGCGGAACGGCTCGTCGACCACGCCATGCTTGCCCTCGTCGACGTCTCCTACTGA